A genomic stretch from Falco naumanni isolate bFalNau1 chromosome 4, bFalNau1.pat, whole genome shotgun sequence includes:
- the ARIH2 gene encoding E3 ubiquitin-protein ligase ARIH2 isoform X1 — protein MSVDMNSQGSDSNEEDYDPDCEEEEEDEDPGDIEDYYDGVANDVEQQGADAFDPEEYQFTCLTYKESESTLNEHMASLAATLKVSHAVAKLVLVSFHWQISEILERHKSNAAQLLVEARVQPTSSKHAMVHSSHHCAVCMQFVRKENLLSLACQHQFCRSCWEQHCTVLVKDGVGVGVSCMAQDCLLRTPEDFVFPLLPSEELKDKYRRYLFRDYVESHYQLQLCPGADCPMVIQVQEPKARRVQCNRCNEVFCFKCRQMYHAPTDCATIRKWLTKCADDSETANYISAHTKDCPKCNICIEKNGGCNHMQCSKCKHDFCWMCLGDWKTHGSEYYECSRYKENPDIVNQSQQAQAREALKKYLFYFERWENHNKSLQLEAQTYQRIQEKIQERVMNNLGTWIDWQYLQNAAKLLAKCRYTLQYTYPYAYYMESGPRKKLFEYQQAQLEAEIENLSWKVERADSYDRGDLENQMHIAEQRRRTLLKDFHDT, from the exons ATGTCCGTGGACATGAACAGCCAGGGCTCTGACAGCAATGAAGAGGATTATGACCCTGATTgcgaggaggaggaagaggatgaggaTCCTGGGGATATTGAGGATTATTATGATGGGGTAGCTAACGACgtggagcagcagggagcagatgCCTTTGATCCAGAGGAATATCAGTTCACCTGCCTGACTTACAAGGAGTCGGAGAGCACTCTGAATGAACACATGGCCAGCTTGGCTGCCACGTTAAAG GTATCACATGCTGTTGCAAAGCTAGTATTAGTTAGTTTCCACTGGCAAATTTCAGAGATTTTGGAAAG GCACAAGTCTAATGCTGCCCAATTGCTAGTAGAAGCACGAGTTCAGCCCACCTCATCCAAACAT GCAATGGTACATTCCTCCCATCACTGCGCAGTGTGCATGCAGTTTGTCCGGAAGGAGAACTTGCTCTCTCTGGCTTGTCAGCACCAGTTCTGTCGCAGCTGTTGGGAGCAGCATTGTACAGTGCTCGTCAAGGATGGTGTTGGAGTCG GGGTCTCCTGCATGGCTCAGGACTGCCTACTTCGGACACCAGAAGACTTTGTGTTTCCATTGCTGCCTAGTGAAGAGCTGAAAGACAAATACAGGCGCTACCTCTTCAGGGACTATGTGGAG AGCCATTatcagctgcagctgtgtccTGGTGCAGATTGTCCTATGGTCATACAGGTACAAGAGCCAAAAGCCCGGCGAGTGCAGTGCAATCGTTGCAATGAGGTCTTCtg CTTTAAGTGTCGGCAGATGTACCACGCACCCACAGACTGTGCGACCATTCGGAAATGGCTTACCAAGTGTGCAGATGACTCCGAAACAGCCAACTACATCAGTGCTCACACTAAAGAT TGTCCCAAGTGCAATATCTGTATTGAAAAGAATGGAGGCTGCAATCACATG caaTGTTCCAAATGCAAGCATG acttCTGCTGGATGTGTCTGGGAGACTGGAAGACTCACGGCAGCGAGTACTACGAATGCAGTCGGTACAAAGAGAATCCTGATATTGTAAACCAGAGTCAGCAAGCACAGGCCAGGGAGGCCCTTAAGAAGTACTTGTTCTATTTTGAGAGG TGGGAGAATCACAATAAAAGCCTACAGCTGGAGGCACAGACGTACCAACGAATCCAGGAGAAAATCCAAGAAAGAGTTATGAACAACTTGGGAACATGGATAGACTGGCAATACCtacaaaatgctgcaaaactGCTTGCAAAG TGTCGTTACACCCTGCAGTACACATATCCATATGCCTACTACATGGAGTCTGGCCCCAGAAAGAAACTG TTTGAATACCAGCAGGCCCAGCTGGAAGCTGAAATTGAAAATCTCTCATGGAAGGTGGAGCGAGCAGACAGCTATGACAGAGGG GACTTAGAGAATCAGATGCACATAGCAGAGCAGAGACGGAGGACCCTGCTGAAAGACTTCCACGATACATAA
- the ARIH2 gene encoding E3 ubiquitin-protein ligase ARIH2 isoform X2 — translation MRSSQVSHAVAKLVLVSFHWQISEILERHKSNAAQLLVEARVQPTSSKHAMVHSSHHCAVCMQFVRKENLLSLACQHQFCRSCWEQHCTVLVKDGVGVGVSCMAQDCLLRTPEDFVFPLLPSEELKDKYRRYLFRDYVESHYQLQLCPGADCPMVIQVQEPKARRVQCNRCNEVFCFKCRQMYHAPTDCATIRKWLTKCADDSETANYISAHTKDCPKCNICIEKNGGCNHMQCSKCKHDFCWMCLGDWKTHGSEYYECSRYKENPDIVNQSQQAQAREALKKYLFYFERWENHNKSLQLEAQTYQRIQEKIQERVMNNLGTWIDWQYLQNAAKLLAKCRYTLQYTYPYAYYMESGPRKKLFEYQQAQLEAEIENLSWKVERADSYDRGDLENQMHIAEQRRRTLLKDFHDT, via the exons ATGCGCTCCAGTCAG GTATCACATGCTGTTGCAAAGCTAGTATTAGTTAGTTTCCACTGGCAAATTTCAGAGATTTTGGAAAG GCACAAGTCTAATGCTGCCCAATTGCTAGTAGAAGCACGAGTTCAGCCCACCTCATCCAAACAT GCAATGGTACATTCCTCCCATCACTGCGCAGTGTGCATGCAGTTTGTCCGGAAGGAGAACTTGCTCTCTCTGGCTTGTCAGCACCAGTTCTGTCGCAGCTGTTGGGAGCAGCATTGTACAGTGCTCGTCAAGGATGGTGTTGGAGTCG GGGTCTCCTGCATGGCTCAGGACTGCCTACTTCGGACACCAGAAGACTTTGTGTTTCCATTGCTGCCTAGTGAAGAGCTGAAAGACAAATACAGGCGCTACCTCTTCAGGGACTATGTGGAG AGCCATTatcagctgcagctgtgtccTGGTGCAGATTGTCCTATGGTCATACAGGTACAAGAGCCAAAAGCCCGGCGAGTGCAGTGCAATCGTTGCAATGAGGTCTTCtg CTTTAAGTGTCGGCAGATGTACCACGCACCCACAGACTGTGCGACCATTCGGAAATGGCTTACCAAGTGTGCAGATGACTCCGAAACAGCCAACTACATCAGTGCTCACACTAAAGAT TGTCCCAAGTGCAATATCTGTATTGAAAAGAATGGAGGCTGCAATCACATG caaTGTTCCAAATGCAAGCATG acttCTGCTGGATGTGTCTGGGAGACTGGAAGACTCACGGCAGCGAGTACTACGAATGCAGTCGGTACAAAGAGAATCCTGATATTGTAAACCAGAGTCAGCAAGCACAGGCCAGGGAGGCCCTTAAGAAGTACTTGTTCTATTTTGAGAGG TGGGAGAATCACAATAAAAGCCTACAGCTGGAGGCACAGACGTACCAACGAATCCAGGAGAAAATCCAAGAAAGAGTTATGAACAACTTGGGAACATGGATAGACTGGCAATACCtacaaaatgctgcaaaactGCTTGCAAAG TGTCGTTACACCCTGCAGTACACATATCCATATGCCTACTACATGGAGTCTGGCCCCAGAAAGAAACTG TTTGAATACCAGCAGGCCCAGCTGGAAGCTGAAATTGAAAATCTCTCATGGAAGGTGGAGCGAGCAGACAGCTATGACAGAGGG GACTTAGAGAATCAGATGCACATAGCAGAGCAGAGACGGAGGACCCTGCTGAAAGACTTCCACGATACATAA
- the ARIH2 gene encoding E3 ubiquitin-protein ligase ARIH2 isoform X3 has translation MVHSSHHCAVCMQFVRKENLLSLACQHQFCRSCWEQHCTVLVKDGVGVGVSCMAQDCLLRTPEDFVFPLLPSEELKDKYRRYLFRDYVESHYQLQLCPGADCPMVIQVQEPKARRVQCNRCNEVFCFKCRQMYHAPTDCATIRKWLTKCADDSETANYISAHTKDCPKCNICIEKNGGCNHMQCSKCKHDFCWMCLGDWKTHGSEYYECSRYKENPDIVNQSQQAQAREALKKYLFYFERWENHNKSLQLEAQTYQRIQEKIQERVMNNLGTWIDWQYLQNAAKLLAKCRYTLQYTYPYAYYMESGPRKKLFEYQQAQLEAEIENLSWKVERADSYDRGDLENQMHIAEQRRRTLLKDFHDT, from the exons ATGGTACATTCCTCCCATCACTGCGCAGTGTGCATGCAGTTTGTCCGGAAGGAGAACTTGCTCTCTCTGGCTTGTCAGCACCAGTTCTGTCGCAGCTGTTGGGAGCAGCATTGTACAGTGCTCGTCAAGGATGGTGTTGGAGTCG GGGTCTCCTGCATGGCTCAGGACTGCCTACTTCGGACACCAGAAGACTTTGTGTTTCCATTGCTGCCTAGTGAAGAGCTGAAAGACAAATACAGGCGCTACCTCTTCAGGGACTATGTGGAG AGCCATTatcagctgcagctgtgtccTGGTGCAGATTGTCCTATGGTCATACAGGTACAAGAGCCAAAAGCCCGGCGAGTGCAGTGCAATCGTTGCAATGAGGTCTTCtg CTTTAAGTGTCGGCAGATGTACCACGCACCCACAGACTGTGCGACCATTCGGAAATGGCTTACCAAGTGTGCAGATGACTCCGAAACAGCCAACTACATCAGTGCTCACACTAAAGAT TGTCCCAAGTGCAATATCTGTATTGAAAAGAATGGAGGCTGCAATCACATG caaTGTTCCAAATGCAAGCATG acttCTGCTGGATGTGTCTGGGAGACTGGAAGACTCACGGCAGCGAGTACTACGAATGCAGTCGGTACAAAGAGAATCCTGATATTGTAAACCAGAGTCAGCAAGCACAGGCCAGGGAGGCCCTTAAGAAGTACTTGTTCTATTTTGAGAGG TGGGAGAATCACAATAAAAGCCTACAGCTGGAGGCACAGACGTACCAACGAATCCAGGAGAAAATCCAAGAAAGAGTTATGAACAACTTGGGAACATGGATAGACTGGCAATACCtacaaaatgctgcaaaactGCTTGCAAAG TGTCGTTACACCCTGCAGTACACATATCCATATGCCTACTACATGGAGTCTGGCCCCAGAAAGAAACTG TTTGAATACCAGCAGGCCCAGCTGGAAGCTGAAATTGAAAATCTCTCATGGAAGGTGGAGCGAGCAGACAGCTATGACAGAGGG GACTTAGAGAATCAGATGCACATAGCAGAGCAGAGACGGAGGACCCTGCTGAAAGACTTCCACGATACATAA